A region of Piscinibacter gummiphilus DNA encodes the following proteins:
- a CDS encoding carboxymuconolactone decarboxylase family protein yields MSRLPLVQNPTHAGTRDTLDRIQRAFGATPNMFRAVANSPAALASMWGSFGALSTGTLGAAIGERIAIAVANRNACEYCLAAHTAIGGKAGVNAAELASARDGVSADPKAEAAMRFALRLVDGRGQVSDADFATLRAAGFTDAEIVEVVAHVALNLFTNYVNIAFDVPVDFPAVPLQRAA; encoded by the coding sequence ATGTCCCGCCTTCCCCTCGTCCAGAACCCCACCCACGCCGGCACGCGCGACACGCTCGACCGCATCCAGCGGGCCTTCGGCGCCACGCCCAACATGTTCCGCGCCGTCGCCAACTCGCCGGCCGCGCTCGCCAGCATGTGGGGCTCGTTCGGCGCGCTGTCCACCGGCACGCTGGGCGCCGCCATCGGTGAACGCATCGCGATCGCGGTGGCCAACCGCAACGCGTGCGAATACTGCCTCGCCGCCCACACCGCGATCGGTGGCAAGGCCGGCGTGAACGCCGCCGAGCTGGCGTCCGCGCGGGATGGGGTGTCGGCCGACCCGAAGGCCGAAGCCGCGATGCGCTTCGCGCTGCGCCTCGTCGACGGCCGCGGCCAGGTGAGCGACGCCGACTTCGCCACGCTGCGGGCCGCCGGCTTCACGGACGCGGAAATCGTCGAGGTCGTGGCCCACGTCGCGCTGAATCTGTTCACGAACTATGTGAACATCGCGTTCGACGTTCCTGTCGACTTCCCCGCCGTGCCGCTCCAGCGCGCGGCCTGA
- a CDS encoding AraC family transcriptional regulator — protein sequence MSDRPAAPADPVDRLSALLERFRVRAHLFHAGPLCGVTHYAERPGIGFLHVIRRGEMVVTHGDDPSAPRRIEVTEPSVLFYPRPLAHTFHNPPEEDNDFTCATLAFDGGASHPLARALPPVVVLPLAKVEGIDHTLALLFAETTRVRCGQRLLADRLFEVLLLQLLRWLLDHPAEGEVPLGLLSGLSHPALARALVAMHERPGDAWSLESMAHEAGLSRSVFAATFKAHVGETPAEYLAHWRLSIAQAELRKGASIKQLAGDLGYASAAALSRVFAQKVGISPREWLKRRSPEDFSAGTSRPR from the coding sequence ATGTCCGATCGACCTGCTGCCCCCGCCGACCCGGTGGACCGCCTCTCGGCGCTGCTGGAGCGCTTCCGTGTGCGCGCGCACCTGTTCCATGCCGGGCCGCTGTGTGGCGTCACGCACTACGCCGAACGTCCGGGCATCGGTTTCCTGCACGTGATCCGCCGCGGCGAGATGGTGGTCACGCACGGCGACGACCCGTCGGCACCCCGGCGCATCGAGGTCACCGAGCCGAGCGTGCTGTTCTACCCGCGCCCGCTCGCCCACACCTTCCACAACCCGCCCGAGGAAGACAACGACTTCACGTGCGCCACGCTCGCGTTCGACGGTGGGGCATCGCATCCCCTCGCGCGGGCGTTGCCGCCGGTGGTGGTGCTGCCGCTGGCGAAGGTGGAGGGCATCGACCACACGCTCGCGCTGCTGTTCGCCGAGACGACGCGCGTGCGCTGCGGCCAGCGGCTGCTGGCCGACCGGCTGTTCGAGGTGCTGCTGCTGCAGCTGCTGCGCTGGCTGCTCGACCACCCGGCCGAGGGCGAGGTGCCGCTCGGGCTGCTGTCGGGGCTGTCGCACCCGGCACTTGCCCGTGCGCTGGTGGCGATGCACGAACGGCCGGGCGATGCCTGGTCGCTCGAATCGATGGCGCACGAGGCGGGGTTGTCGCGCAGCGTGTTCGCGGCCACCTTCAAGGCCCACGTGGGCGAGACGCCCGCGGAGTACCTCGCGCACTGGCGCCTGTCGATCGCGCAGGCGGAGCTGCGCAAGGGCGCCTCCATCAAGCAGCTCGCGGGCGACCTGGGCTACGCGAGCGCGGCGGCGCTGTCACGGGTGTTCGCGCAGAAGGTGGGGATCTCGCCGCGGGAGTGGCTCAAGCGGCGATCCCCGGAGGACTTCAGCGCCGGAACTTCCCGTCCTCGCTGA
- a CDS encoding ABC transporter substrate-binding protein, with protein MKFPLSGLLAAAALALSVSVPVSAQIVVGQTSGFSGPVAASVKELTEGARLYFDAVNAAGGVNGQKIELISLDDKFDPKVAAENARQLVTEKNVIALFLTRGTPHTEAILPLLAQHKVPLVAPSTGAMVLHKPVNPYVFNVRATYQREAERAVRHLSLIGQDRIAILQVDDSFGNDVAAGADAGFEGVGKKPVVKLAFDRTKPDFSQAAPAIVKADAQSVLIIGSANAVVDATKALRALGSRATIVTVSNNASTGFIKQMGPLGHGTIVTQVFPYERSMSAPIVKEAADLARAKGMDGVSPAHMEGFSAAKVLVEGLKRTNGKFTRQALTAALNTMQKVDLGGMELSFSANDHTGLVYTDMSIISEDGKFRR; from the coding sequence TTGAAGTTCCCCCTCTCCGGCCTGCTGGCCGCCGCTGCATTGGCCCTGTCCGTGTCCGTGCCCGTTTCCGCCCAGATCGTGGTCGGCCAGACCTCGGGCTTCTCCGGCCCCGTCGCCGCCTCCGTGAAGGAACTGACCGAAGGCGCGCGCCTCTACTTCGACGCGGTGAACGCTGCGGGCGGCGTGAACGGCCAGAAGATCGAGCTGATCAGCCTCGACGACAAGTTCGACCCGAAGGTCGCCGCCGAAAACGCACGCCAGCTGGTGACCGAGAAGAACGTGATCGCGCTGTTCCTCACGCGCGGCACGCCGCACACCGAGGCCATCCTTCCGCTGCTGGCGCAGCACAAGGTGCCGCTCGTGGCCCCGAGCACCGGCGCGATGGTGCTGCACAAGCCCGTCAACCCGTACGTCTTCAACGTGCGCGCCACGTACCAGCGCGAAGCCGAACGCGCCGTGCGCCACCTGAGCCTGATCGGCCAGGACCGCATCGCCATCCTGCAGGTGGACGATTCCTTCGGCAACGACGTGGCCGCGGGCGCGGACGCCGGCTTCGAAGGCGTGGGCAAGAAGCCCGTCGTCAAGCTCGCGTTCGACCGCACGAAACCCGACTTCTCGCAGGCCGCGCCGGCCATCGTGAAGGCCGACGCGCAGTCCGTGCTGATCATCGGCTCGGCCAACGCCGTGGTCGACGCCACGAAGGCCCTGCGCGCGCTGGGTTCGCGCGCCACCATCGTCACCGTCTCGAACAATGCCTCCACCGGGTTCATCAAGCAGATGGGCCCGCTGGGCCACGGCACCATCGTCACGCAGGTGTTCCCGTACGAACGCTCGATGTCCGCACCCATCGTGAAGGAAGCCGCCGACCTCGCCCGCGCGAAAGGCATGGACGGTGTCTCGCCGGCCCACATGGAAGGCTTCAGCGCCGCGAAGGTGCTGGTGGAAGGCCTCAAGCGCACGAACGGCAAGTTCACCCGCCAGGCCCTGACCGCCGCGCTCAACACGATGCAGAAGGTCGACCTGGGCGGCATGGAGCTGAGCTTCAGCGCGAACGACCACACCGGGCTGGTCTACACGGACATGTCCATCATCAGCGAGGACGGGAAGTTCCGGCGCTGA
- a CDS encoding ABC transporter substrate-binding protein has protein sequence MKWTSVRVVALAASLAVAGAAHAADAVKVGLLSTLSGPGSGLGIDIRDGFQLAVKHAGGKLGGLPAEVVVVDDQQNPEVARQSAERLVKRDKVDFMTGIVFSNLLLAVAPPVFQSNTFYISANAGPSQLAGTQCNPYYFNVAYQNDNQHEAMGKTVTDKGFKRVALLAPNYPAGKDALAGFKRYFKGEVVSETYTPLNQLDYGSEVSKMRAAKPDAVYIFLPGGLGINFIKQFVGAGLSKEMTLFGPGFSADEDVIRAVGEPMLGMFNTSQWAHDLDNAANKRFVADFQKEYGRLPTLYAAQGYDAARLMDAAVRDTKGKLDDKKAVRKALEAAKFESVRGAFKFNTNHHPIQDYYLRVITKDAQGRVTNRTLGTVFKAHADAYASTCKMPS, from the coding sequence ATGAAGTGGACCTCGGTGCGTGTGGTGGCTCTGGCGGCGTCGCTCGCCGTGGCGGGTGCGGCGCATGCAGCGGACGCGGTGAAGGTGGGGCTGCTCAGCACGCTCTCGGGTCCGGGCTCGGGCCTCGGCATCGACATCCGCGACGGCTTCCAGCTCGCGGTCAAGCACGCCGGCGGCAAGCTGGGCGGCCTGCCGGCCGAGGTGGTGGTGGTCGACGACCAGCAGAACCCCGAGGTCGCGCGCCAGAGTGCCGAACGCCTCGTCAAGCGCGACAAGGTCGACTTCATGACCGGCATCGTGTTCTCGAACCTGCTGCTGGCCGTGGCGCCGCCGGTGTTCCAGTCGAACACGTTCTACATTAGCGCCAACGCCGGCCCGTCGCAACTCGCCGGCACGCAGTGCAACCCGTACTACTTCAACGTCGCGTACCAGAACGACAACCAGCACGAGGCGATGGGCAAGACGGTCACGGACAAGGGCTTCAAGCGCGTGGCGCTGCTCGCGCCGAACTACCCGGCGGGCAAGGACGCGCTGGCCGGCTTCAAGCGCTACTTCAAGGGCGAGGTGGTGTCGGAGACGTACACGCCGCTGAACCAGCTCGACTACGGCAGCGAGGTCTCGAAGATGCGCGCGGCCAAGCCCGACGCCGTCTACATCTTCCTGCCGGGCGGCCTCGGCATCAACTTCATCAAGCAGTTCGTGGGCGCGGGCCTGTCGAAGGAGATGACCCTCTTCGGCCCCGGCTTCTCGGCCGACGAGGACGTGATCCGCGCGGTGGGTGAACCCATGCTCGGCATGTTCAACACGTCGCAGTGGGCGCACGACCTCGACAACGCGGCGAACAAGCGGTTCGTGGCCGACTTCCAGAAGGAATACGGCCGCCTGCCCACGCTGTACGCCGCGCAGGGCTACGACGCCGCGCGCCTGATGGACGCCGCCGTTCGCGACACGAAGGGCAAGCTCGACGACAAGAAGGCCGTCCGCAAGGCCCTCGAGGCGGCGAAGTTCGAGTCGGTGCGCGGGGCGTTCAAGTTCAACACGAACCACCACCCGATCCAGGACTACTACCTGCGCGTGATCACGAAGGATGCGCAGGGGCGCGTGACGAACCGCACCCTCGGCACCGTGTTCAAGGCCCACGCCGACGCGTACGCCAGCACCTGCAAGATGCCGTCGTGA
- a CDS encoding branched-chain amino acid ABC transporter permease translates to MTGILVLEQSLNGLQFGLMLFLLAAGLTLVFGIMDMINLAHGSLYMVGAYLIAAASLASGSFWLGLVAGVAGTALFGVLLETTVLRRLYERDHLSQVLGTFAILLMCNEGVRWIWGSQPMTLNPPPALSGPVELLPGFSYPAFRLLVIATGLLVAGGLWVLVTRTRLGMQVRAGASDREMALAMGVNVRRLFTAVFGLGAALCAVAGGMLGPLLAVQVGMGENILILAFVVIVIGGIGSVRGAFIGALLIGVIDTAARALLPPLLERLAGPAAASDVAPALASILIYVLMAAVLFWKPQGLFPSHG, encoded by the coding sequence GTGACGGGCATCCTCGTCCTCGAGCAGTCACTCAACGGGCTGCAGTTCGGCCTGATGCTGTTCCTGCTCGCGGCGGGGCTCACGCTCGTGTTCGGCATCATGGACATGATCAACCTCGCGCACGGGTCGCTCTACATGGTCGGGGCGTACCTGATCGCGGCGGCGAGTCTCGCGTCCGGGTCGTTCTGGCTCGGTCTCGTGGCGGGCGTGGCCGGCACCGCGCTCTTCGGCGTGCTGCTCGAGACCACGGTGCTGCGCCGCCTCTACGAACGCGACCACCTCTCGCAGGTGCTCGGCACCTTCGCCATCCTGCTGATGTGCAACGAGGGCGTGCGCTGGATCTGGGGCTCGCAGCCGATGACGCTCAACCCGCCGCCCGCGCTGTCGGGCCCGGTCGAGCTGCTGCCCGGCTTCTCGTACCCCGCCTTCCGCCTGCTCGTGATCGCGACGGGCCTGCTCGTGGCCGGGGGGCTGTGGGTGCTCGTCACGCGCACGCGGCTGGGCATGCAGGTGCGCGCGGGCGCGTCCGACCGCGAGATGGCGCTCGCGATGGGCGTGAACGTGCGGCGCCTGTTCACCGCGGTGTTCGGCCTGGGCGCGGCGCTGTGCGCGGTGGCGGGCGGCATGCTCGGCCCGCTGCTCGCGGTGCAGGTGGGCATGGGCGAGAACATCCTGATCCTCGCGTTCGTGGTCATCGTGATCGGTGGCATCGGGTCCGTGCGCGGCGCGTTCATCGGCGCGCTGCTGATCGGCGTGATCGACACCGCCGCCCGCGCGCTGCTGCCGCCGCTGCTGGAGCGGCTCGCCGGACCGGCCGCGGCCTCCGACGTGGCACCCGCGCTCGCATCCATCCTCATCTACGTGCTGATGGCGGCCGTGCTCTTCTGGAAGCCGCAAGGCCTGTTCCCTTCGCATGGCTGA
- a CDS encoding branched-chain amino acid ABC transporter permease has protein sequence MADFFSSPLDHRLRKVPALVLLAALVALPWMLQAAGQDFYLGLATRVLIFGLAATSLNLVLGFGGLVSFGHAAFVGAGAYTVAILMQDGIASAWIAWPAAVLVSALLAAAIGAISLRTRGVYFIMITLAFAQMLYYVMTSLKAYGGEDGLSLMSKSLVAEAVDLGDERTFYLLTLAVCALAFLFVQRLLNARFGHTLQGLRENETRMAAIGFPVFRYRLAAFVLAGALAGVAGVLLVNQSGFVSPSLLDWHQSGLLLMMVILGGVGHLYGGLAGAAIFLLLEELLSGYTTHWKFVLGLVLLAVVLLAPNGVMSFRRRR, from the coding sequence ATGGCTGATTTCTTTTCGTCTCCGCTCGACCATCGGCTGCGCAAGGTTCCCGCGCTGGTGCTGCTCGCCGCCCTGGTGGCACTGCCGTGGATGCTGCAGGCCGCGGGCCAGGACTTCTACCTCGGTCTCGCCACCCGCGTGCTGATCTTCGGCCTCGCCGCCACGAGCCTGAACCTTGTGCTCGGCTTCGGCGGCCTCGTGAGCTTCGGCCACGCGGCCTTCGTGGGTGCCGGCGCATACACCGTGGCCATCCTGATGCAGGACGGCATCGCCAGCGCGTGGATCGCGTGGCCCGCCGCGGTGCTGGTGAGCGCGCTGCTGGCCGCCGCGATCGGTGCCATCAGCCTGCGCACGCGCGGCGTGTACTTCATCATGATCACGCTCGCGTTCGCGCAGATGCTGTACTACGTGATGACCTCGCTGAAGGCGTACGGCGGCGAGGACGGCCTGTCGCTGATGTCCAAGTCGCTCGTCGCGGAAGCCGTCGACCTCGGGGACGAGCGCACCTTCTACCTGCTCACGCTCGCCGTCTGCGCGCTCGCGTTCCTGTTCGTGCAGCGCCTGCTCAACGCCCGCTTCGGCCACACGCTGCAGGGGCTGCGCGAGAACGAGACGCGCATGGCCGCCATCGGCTTCCCCGTCTTCCGCTACCGCCTCGCGGCCTTCGTGCTGGCGGGGGCGCTGGCCGGCGTGGCGGGGGTGCTGCTCGTGAACCAGAGCGGGTTCGTGAGCCCGTCACTGCTCGACTGGCACCAGTCGGGACTGCTGCTGATGATGGTGATCCTCGGCGGCGTGGGCCACCTGTACGGTGGCCTCGCCGGGGCGGCGATCTTCCTGCTGCTGGAGGAACTGCTGTCGGGCTACACGACGCACTGGAAGTTCGTGCTGGGCCTCGTGCTGCTCGCCGTGGTGCTGCTGGCCCCCAACGGCGTGATGAGCTTCCGGAGGCGCCGATGA
- a CDS encoding ABC transporter ATP-binding protein has translation MSATILHVDGLVKRFGGLAATDGATLDVRAGEVHALIGPNGAGKTTLIHQIAGSLAPDAGRIVFDGADVTALPMAKRVHAGLARSYQITNVFGRLPVLDNLALAVQARSGGSLRFWRPARSERARYDEAAAVAERVGLAAKLGRLANELSHGEQRQLEVGLALATNPKLLLLDEPMAGMGPDETARLLALLQSLRGGLTLVLVEHDMDVVFQLADRISTLVSGRVIACGTPDEIRAHPDVRRAYLGDEIA, from the coding sequence ATGAGCGCGACGATCCTCCACGTCGACGGCCTCGTGAAGCGCTTCGGCGGCCTCGCGGCCACCGACGGCGCGACGCTCGACGTGCGGGCCGGTGAAGTGCATGCGCTGATCGGCCCCAACGGCGCGGGCAAGACCACGCTGATCCACCAGATCGCCGGCAGCCTCGCACCCGATGCGGGCCGCATCGTGTTCGACGGCGCCGACGTCACCGCGCTGCCGATGGCGAAGCGTGTGCACGCGGGCCTCGCGCGCTCGTACCAGATCACCAACGTGTTCGGCCGCCTGCCCGTGCTCGACAACCTCGCGCTCGCGGTGCAGGCGCGCTCCGGCGGCAGCCTGCGCTTCTGGCGCCCTGCGCGGTCCGAACGCGCCCGCTACGACGAGGCCGCTGCCGTGGCCGAACGTGTGGGCCTCGCGGCCAAGCTCGGGCGCCTCGCGAACGAACTCTCGCACGGCGAACAGCGGCAGCTCGAGGTGGGCCTCGCGCTCGCGACGAACCCGAAGCTGCTGCTGCTCGACGAACCCATGGCCGGCATGGGCCCGGACGAGACCGCACGGTTGCTGGCGCTGCTGCAGTCGCTGCGCGGTGGCCTGACCCTCGTGCTCGTCGAACACGACATGGACGTGGTGTTCCAGCTCGCCGACCGCATCTCGACGCTGGTGTCGGGGCGGGTCATCGCGTGCGGGACACCGGACGAGATCCGCGCGCATCCCGATGTGCGTCGTGCTTACCTCGGGGATGAGATCGCATGA
- a CDS encoding ABC transporter ATP-binding protein produces MSEVLLEIQGLEAAYGPSQVLFGIDLRIGAGEVATLLGRNGMGKTTTIRTLAGLMPARAGSVRFRGDRIDGLAPDRIARLGLALVPEGRRIFPNLSVHENLVAFAANRTGRRDPWTLARVHALFPRLQERADHRGNQLSGGEQQMLAIGRALMTNPHLLVLDEATEGLAPLVREEIWRCLAALRAEGQAILVVDKYVQRLVGLADHHTIVERGRVVWQGASPALAADESLWHRYLGV; encoded by the coding sequence ATGAGCGAAGTCTTGCTCGAAATCCAGGGGCTCGAAGCGGCATACGGCCCGAGCCAGGTGCTGTTCGGCATCGACCTGCGCATCGGCGCGGGCGAGGTGGCCACACTGCTGGGCCGCAACGGCATGGGCAAGACGACCACGATCCGCACGCTCGCGGGCCTGATGCCGGCGCGTGCGGGTTCGGTTCGCTTCCGTGGCGACCGCATCGATGGCCTCGCCCCCGACCGCATCGCGCGGCTGGGCCTCGCGCTCGTGCCCGAGGGGCGGCGCATCTTCCCGAACCTGTCGGTGCACGAGAACCTCGTGGCCTTCGCGGCCAACCGCACGGGGCGCCGCGATCCGTGGACGCTGGCGCGTGTCCACGCGCTGTTCCCGCGCCTGCAGGAACGCGCCGACCACCGCGGCAACCAGCTCTCGGGCGGCGAGCAACAGATGCTCGCCATCGGCCGCGCGCTGATGACGAACCCGCACCTGCTGGTGCTGGACGAGGCCACCGAGGGCCTCGCGCCCCTCGTGCGCGAGGAGATCTGGCGGTGCCTCGCGGCGCTGCGCGCCGAGGGGCAGGCCATCCTCGTCGTCGACAAGTACGTGCAGCGGCTGGTGGGCCTCGCCGACCACCACACGATCGTCGAACGCGGGCGCGTGGTGTGGCAGGGCGCGTCGCCGGCGCTCGCGGCCGACGAGTCGCTCTGGCACCGCTACCTGGGGGTCTGA
- a CDS encoding ATP-dependent DNA ligase: protein MKAFAALFADLDTTTSTKAKTEALEAYFRNAPPADAAWALYVLAGGKPRQTVPTALIRSTAREMAGIPEWLFDESYDVVGDLAETVAHILPPAGRGVETPLHVWMQERLIALRGQPPEVVAAALRGWWDELDTSGRFLLTKLIGGGFRVGVARNLVVRALAQAAGLDAKVLAQRMMGYTDKQHTPSAAAFTALTDPDHVATASGQPYPFYLAHPLQADVATLGDRTDWLVEWKWDGIRAQFIRRGGEAWLWSRGEDLLNGRFPEIDAAHGRLLDHTVLDGEIVVWRDGHVMPFAQLQQRIGRKNVTKKILADLPVAFLAYDVLEQAGEDLRSMPQWQRRERLESLVADEGPLKLSPLVDAPDWPSLATLREESRSRGVEGFMLKHRDGRYGTGRTKDAGVWWKWKVDPYTIDAVLIYAQSGHGRRANLYTDYTFAVWDGDTSDPENPRRLVPFAKAYSGLTDDEMHQVDQRIRQTTTEKFGPVRSVTPTLVVELGFEGLQRSPRHKSGIAVRFPRMLRLRWDKPVDEADTLATLQALIPAP from the coding sequence GTGAAGGCCTTCGCGGCGCTGTTCGCCGACCTCGACACCACGACCTCGACGAAGGCGAAGACCGAGGCGCTGGAGGCGTACTTCCGCAACGCACCGCCGGCCGACGCCGCCTGGGCGCTCTACGTGCTGGCGGGCGGCAAACCGCGCCAGACCGTGCCCACCGCGCTGATCCGTTCCACCGCGCGCGAGATGGCCGGCATCCCGGAGTGGCTGTTCGACGAGAGCTACGACGTGGTGGGCGACCTCGCCGAAACGGTGGCCCACATCCTGCCGCCCGCCGGGCGTGGGGTGGAAACGCCCCTGCACGTGTGGATGCAGGAGCGCCTGATCGCGCTGCGCGGCCAGCCGCCCGAGGTCGTCGCCGCCGCGCTGCGCGGCTGGTGGGACGAGCTGGACACCTCCGGCCGCTTCCTGCTGACGAAGCTGATCGGCGGTGGATTCCGCGTGGGCGTCGCCCGCAACCTCGTCGTGCGCGCGCTGGCCCAGGCCGCCGGGCTCGACGCCAAGGTGCTCGCGCAGCGGATGATGGGCTACACCGACAAGCAGCACACCCCGTCGGCCGCCGCGTTCACCGCGCTCACCGACCCGGACCACGTGGCCACGGCCAGCGGCCAGCCCTACCCGTTCTACCTCGCCCACCCGCTGCAGGCCGACGTCGCCACGCTCGGCGACCGCACCGACTGGCTCGTCGAATGGAAGTGGGACGGCATCCGCGCGCAGTTCATCCGCCGCGGCGGCGAGGCGTGGCTGTGGTCGCGCGGCGAGGACCTGCTGAACGGCCGCTTCCCGGAGATCGACGCAGCCCATGGCCGGTTGCTTGACCACACCGTGCTCGACGGCGAGATCGTCGTGTGGCGCGACGGCCACGTGATGCCGTTCGCCCAGCTGCAGCAGCGCATCGGGCGCAAGAACGTCACGAAGAAGATCCTCGCCGACCTGCCCGTGGCCTTCCTCGCGTACGACGTGCTCGAACAGGCGGGCGAGGACCTGCGGTCGATGCCGCAGTGGCAGCGGCGCGAACGTCTGGAATCCCTCGTCGCCGACGAAGGTCCGCTGAAGCTGTCCCCGCTCGTCGACGCCCCCGACTGGCCTTCGCTCGCCACGCTGCGCGAGGAATCGCGGTCCCGCGGCGTCGAGGGGTTCATGCTGAAGCACCGGGACGGCCGCTACGGCACCGGCCGCACGAAGGACGCGGGCGTCTGGTGGAAGTGGAAGGTCGACCCGTACACGATCGACGCGGTGCTGATCTACGCGCAGAGCGGCCACGGCCGCCGCGCGAACCTCTACACCGACTACACCTTCGCGGTGTGGGACGGCGACACGTCGGATCCCGAGAACCCGCGCCGCCTCGTGCCGTTCGCGAAGGCCTACTCCGGCCTCACCGACGACGAGATGCACCAGGTGGACCAGCGCATCCGCCAGACCACCACCGAGAAATTCGGCCCGGTGCGCAGCGTCACGCCCACGCTGGTCGTCGAACTCGGCTTCGAGGGGCTGCAGCGTTCGCCCCGCCACAAGTCCGGCATCGCCGTGCGGTTCCCGCGCATGCTGCGGCTGCGCTGGGACAAGCCGGTCGACGAGGCCGACACCCTCGCGACGCTGCAGGCGCTGATCCCAGCGCCCTGA
- a CDS encoding ligase-associated DNA damage response exonuclease: MPISDDNDLVVARPQGLYCPPGDFYIDPWRPVSHALITHAHGDHLRPGHGHYLAAAPGAGVLRARVGDVPLQALPYGERITHRGVTVSFHPAGHVLGSAQIRLEHAGRTWVVSGDYKTGPDPTCPPFEPVRCDTFITESTFGLPVFRWKPQQAVFAEIDAWWRANAAAGRTSVLYAYSFGKAQRVLAGIDPSTGPIVVHGAMTALNDAYRQAGVALPPTRLVSETDPADLKRALVMAPPSAQGSPWLKRFGDFSDAFASGWMQLRGTRRRRGLDRGFVLSDHADWPGLLEAVAATGAPRVIVTHGYVDPLVRYFAEQGLDAGAFRTEYGDEAAGDPEAAA; encoded by the coding sequence ATGCCCATCTCGGACGACAACGACCTGGTGGTGGCCCGGCCCCAGGGGCTGTACTGCCCGCCGGGCGACTTCTACATCGATCCGTGGCGGCCGGTGTCGCACGCGTTGATCACCCACGCCCACGGCGACCACCTGCGCCCGGGCCACGGGCACTACCTCGCGGCGGCGCCCGGCGCCGGCGTGCTGCGCGCCCGGGTCGGCGACGTGCCGCTGCAGGCGCTGCCCTACGGCGAACGCATCACCCACCGCGGCGTGACCGTCTCGTTCCACCCGGCCGGCCACGTGCTCGGCTCCGCGCAGATCCGCCTGGAACACGCCGGGCGCACCTGGGTCGTCTCCGGCGACTACAAGACCGGCCCCGACCCCACCTGCCCGCCGTTCGAGCCGGTGCGCTGCGACACCTTCATCACCGAATCCACGTTCGGCCTGCCGGTGTTTCGCTGGAAACCGCAGCAGGCCGTGTTCGCGGAGATCGACGCCTGGTGGCGCGCGAACGCCGCCGCGGGCCGCACCTCGGTGCTCTACGCCTACTCGTTCGGCAAGGCCCAGCGGGTGCTGGCCGGCATCGACCCGTCCACCGGGCCCATCGTGGTCCACGGCGCGATGACTGCGCTGAACGACGCCTACCGCCAGGCCGGCGTCGCGCTGCCGCCGACCCGCCTCGTTTCCGAGACGGACCCGGCCGACCTGAAGCGGGCGCTGGTGATGGCCCCGCCGTCCGCCCAGGGCAGCCCCTGGCTCAAGCGGTTCGGCGACTTCAGCGACGCCTTCGCGTCGGGCTGGATGCAGCTGCGCGGCACGCGCCGGCGGCGGGGGCTGGACCGCGGCTTCGTGCTGTCCGACCACGCCGACTGGCCCGGGCTGCTGGAGGCCGTGGCCGCCACCGGCGCCCCGCGCGTGATCGTCACGCACGGCTACGTCGACCCGCTCGTGCGGTACTTCGCCGAACAGGGCCTGGACGCCGGGGCCTTCCGCACCGAATACGGCGACGAGGCCGCGGGGGATCCGGAGGCGGCCGCGTGA
- a CDS encoding helix-turn-helix domain-containing protein — MPASNPSLIQAHADQLAAWGERLRAHRKALRISATAAAEAAGMSRVTWHRIENGEASVTVGAWLAAMSAMGLKWDIEGPQSTPARAPMSSIPLRVRISDYPELQRLAWQVHGTDELSPSEALDIYERNRRHVDEASMAPHERDLLGALRSVLGGRSRDV; from the coding sequence ATGCCGGCCAGCAACCCGTCGCTCATCCAGGCCCATGCGGATCAACTCGCCGCTTGGGGCGAACGCTTGCGCGCCCACCGCAAGGCCTTGCGGATCAGCGCTACCGCCGCGGCCGAGGCCGCCGGCATGTCCCGGGTCACCTGGCATCGCATCGAGAACGGGGAAGCCTCCGTGACCGTGGGCGCGTGGCTTGCGGCCATGTCTGCGATGGGATTGAAATGGGACATCGAGGGACCGCAGTCCACGCCTGCGCGTGCGCCGATGTCGTCGATCCCGCTGCGGGTGCGGATCTCCGACTATCCCGAGCTCCAGCGGCTGGCATGGCAGGTCCATGGGACGGACGAGCTTTCGCCTTCGGAGGCGCTGGACATCTACGAGCGCAACCGTCGCCATGTCGACGAGGCCTCGATGGCGCCCCACGAGCGGGACTTGCTCGGAGCCCTGCGCTCGGTGCTGGGCGGGAGGTCTCGCGATGTTTGA